One genomic window of Quercus lobata isolate SW786 chromosome 9, ValleyOak3.0 Primary Assembly, whole genome shotgun sequence includes the following:
- the LOC115959602 gene encoding uncharacterized protein LOC115959602, producing the protein MSRPVDSSLSHKNALLRCIEHVKLWVAKCDRPIDSNANLTYSALRERLNKIMASDYFTTSPEMKAPVEVVAGNYASFQVPITGPTQVEGSVAQFQHQLSPPPASPSTTSPPLLT; encoded by the exons ATGTCTCGTCCCGTCGATTCGAGCTTGTCGCATAAGAATGCGTTGTTGCGTTGCATCGAGCACGTGAAGCTCTGGGTCGCTAAGTGTGATCGGCCTATTGATTCCAATGCCAACCTTACTT ATTCGGCATTGAGAGAGAGGCTGAATAAGATTATGGCTTCGGACTATTTCACTACCTCGCCGGAAATGAAGGCTCCGGTGGAAGTTGTAGCTGGAAATTACGCCTCTTTCCAGGTACCGATCACAGGGCCAACACAAGTGGAAGGTTCAGTTGCTCAGTTCCAGCATCAG CTCTCTCCTCCACCGGCATCTCCCTCAACCACGTCCCCGCCG